One bacterium genomic region harbors:
- a CDS encoding T9SS type A sorting domain-containing protein, translated as MHKLFSIFSILLIYVTVAFGQAAVEIPFTVSDSHGNTRTLIFGLDQTATGGIDVALGEIEQPPFPPGGAFEARFINFTGQSTLGEGTLKDIRNAPSFPFNGTYSHRVKFQPGDPNWTSQTITISWNLPPQIVAGSVISNINFGGSETAPFVGTGSLTIPFPVDYDRVNIIVVYSDITPVELTSFTANLSGQGVILNWRTATELNNQGFEIERSTVEQSWQKIGFVPGFGTTTEPKSYSFLDEKVETGIYSYRLKQIDFDGTFHYSDAVEIEVDLTPDNFILFQNYPNPFNPATTIQFQVPKVSDVNIVVYDMLGQEVKSLFVGQVQAGKYTVEWDGLNNSGAKMSSGTYIYRMTAEEFIDVKEMILLK; from the coding sequence ATGCATAAACTCTTTTCAATTTTTTCCATTCTATTAATTTATGTTACTGTTGCATTTGGACAAGCAGCAGTAGAAATCCCTTTTACTGTATCAGATAGTCACGGTAATACAAGAACATTAATTTTTGGTCTTGATCAGACAGCAACTGGCGGTATCGATGTAGCTCTCGGTGAGATAGAACAGCCTCCATTTCCTCCAGGGGGTGCATTCGAAGCAAGATTTATAAATTTCACCGGTCAATCGACTCTGGGTGAAGGTACACTTAAGGATATCAGAAATGCACCATCATTTCCTTTTAATGGTACATATTCTCATAGAGTGAAATTTCAACCAGGCGACCCGAACTGGACATCACAAACAATTACAATTAGCTGGAATTTACCTCCGCAAATCGTAGCAGGAAGTGTGATCTCCAATATAAATTTTGGAGGTTCAGAAACAGCACCATTTGTTGGAACCGGCTCATTGACAATTCCATTTCCGGTTGATTACGATAGGGTAAATATAATTGTTGTTTACAGCGATATAACACCAGTTGAGTTAACTTCTTTTACAGCAAATTTATCTGGTCAGGGTGTTATATTAAACTGGAGAACTGCAACAGAATTAAACAACCAGGGCTTTGAAATAGAAAGATCAACAGTTGAACAGAGCTGGCAGAAAATAGGATTTGTTCCCGGATTTGGAACTACCACGGAACCAAAATCTTATTCGTTTCTTGATGAAAAAGTAGAAACGGGAATCTATTCTTATCGACTGAAGCAAATTGATTTTGACGGCACTTTTCATTATTCGGATGCTGTAGAAATTGAAGTTGATTTAACCCCGGATAATTTTATATTGTTCCAGAATTATCCAAATCCATTTAATCCGGCTACCACAATTCAATTCCAGGTACCCAAAGTAAGCGATGTAAACATTGTAGTTTACGATATGCTGGGTCAGGAAGTTAAAAGTTTATTCGTTGGTCAGGTTCAAGCTGGTAAATATACTGTTGAATGGGATGGTTTGAATAATTCAGGTGCAAAGATGAGTTCTGGCACCTATATTTATAGAATGACAGCAGAAGAGTTCATTGATGTAAAGGAAATGATTCTTCTGAAATAA
- a CDS encoding choice-of-anchor D domain-containing protein yields the protein MNNQSTVYIRLVQTTTTSINGGTVATAGTGRVDNFTVTSGIVGLPFSQDFNAGVNSLAYWGGNMNVTTNHGTLGSNGLNRNLYSGVTTAFALSPQIGIGPLTATSQLEFDYRIVDYTGYPSTATIIGASDIYNIQVSTDGGLTFTTVYTINSANHVVTTNFAKVIIPLGAYAGSNAVVKWNLQWGAGDYYFDIDNVFLREPPAGPPAPAVLVSPLNGATNILLTATLNWASGGGTPETGYYINFGTDNPPTNILNNYDNGLNTSYTPGSPLAYNTTYYWEIIPYNGSGNATGTVVWSFTTLVDPTVYSYPFVEGFEAGNTDQTAIVGWTQEAVTGTSIWTANSSLTTYNRTPRTGTWNAYLRYGNERWMFKPFQLTGGTSYTFEMYARQDGATSTNSNMTVSYGDAPNAAAMTNPIVATTGIINGDYQRLFGTFTPSTTGVYYIGIKGYMNSTPWYISLDDISVFLTPAVPVFSIDPTSKAFGEVQINTSSANQTFTISNTGVGTLTITAGNISIVGTDASQFVLTDGNTYPIELGTGETATVDVNFSPTTVGAKTASLQIVDNTALDATHTVPLTGTGVDATITTLPYTQNFDGVTAPALPLGWTVENTNADAVLWVNSTSAPRSTPNSMRISYNASLAMDDWFFSPPIQLTGGVTYRVNFWYRASGFTESMEVMWGSAPTSAGMTEGPIFDNPAFSFSTYTEGSGMFTPTTTGTYFIGWHGYSAADQYYICVDDVTVDEATYGNLNGLVTNAFTTNPLVGATVTAGPYSTTTNASGNYEFLNILTGTYNVTASKYGYASTTVTGVIVTDGATTTQNIALDELLFPATNLEAAVTGDDVQLTWNAPPNVVLQWDDGVNYASIGVNGPLVFDVAHRWPVADLTDLGVDGKYLKVVYFFPAQVAATYTIKVWQGANAGSLTEVYSQAVTSPTINAWNEVNLTTPVEIDGTQELWIGYNINTTTGYPAGCDATLEYPGKGNMIYSTDFGGAWVELTALNPALTYDWNIAGYVYNTLTDGEESVIALAKNSEEKSPIVNKEKPDLSNGILLQTGSTNNNRSDVESKLVHNRSGAIDATLLGYDVYKDDILVADNTTNLFYNDNNLPLGVYSYEVVAVYSEGEAAPAGPVVVQIVPTPGTIPFTEDFEGSWPGLWTVVNGAQTNQWFVGTAALPYAGTKSAYISNDGGTTYAYTNTASSVVHLYRDITFSGGSGGYELKFWYKGIAEPGWDFLKVYVVDTDVIPVEAVQLPALNQVGTEYNNQLDYVEATILLPSSLTGSTKRLVFSWRNDGVDGEQPPISFDNISLVGLALIDAEVTSIERPNLTENLDAVFNPSVTITNNSDAAQDIPVYAEIWTSEGTFFRNTIEDPKPVAENISKETKSLNGIEITNRSNYTPPTLSPDATILSEDFEGGVVPPTGWTLESQNTSFTWYIDNASFHSGLYGMTVDYDPALVPQDEILVSPVIDLSSYTGQTIKLSFWWLTSYYWMVNPYDNGDFTVDISTDGGATWPTNLFNEDAVGTFTSWVWYDANLGTHIDLSTYAGQSNVKLRFRYLAVDAAQCSVDDILIYTEYTPVLVYSDNVTVTGLGSGASQVVNFDPWTATPEGNYTFKAYTDLIGDLVPANDILNREFVVVGSTTFQLSVNLLNGWNMVSIPGLHPVDQNVGTWWAYRVAGSQVFKYQGGYTQVTTATPGEGYWMKQDGARLYNTGDEWPSGGIQIVAHAPLAGNSGWNMIGGYELSVTAANVTTVPGGLQSGPIFKYSGGYTAATTIDPGFGYWIKLTGAGQIIIPETMAKESRPVEYFAEDWGRIILTDAAGVSYTLYAVKGEVDLSQYELPPAPPAGMYDFRFTSGRIAEDINSAVQTIEMSGVVYPLTVKVEGMDIRLMDESGKMLNTNLKSGEDVVISDATIQKLKVSGELLPTVYSLEQNYPNPFNPSTVIEFSLPEDVASVKLSIYNALGEKVAELVNTSLQAGRYQYQWNAGSVATGMYIYELRTDKFVSVKKMLLLK from the coding sequence TTGAATAATCAATCTACTGTTTATATCAGGCTGGTACAAACAACCACCACAAGCATCAATGGCGGTACTGTTGCTACTGCTGGAACTGGTAGAGTTGACAATTTTACTGTGACATCCGGCATCGTTGGTTTACCATTTAGCCAGGATTTTAATGCTGGTGTTAATTCACTAGCTTACTGGGGTGGCAACATGAATGTTACTACAAATCACGGAACTTTAGGTTCGAATGGACTAAACAGAAATTTATATTCAGGTGTTACAACTGCTTTTGCATTATCGCCTCAGATAGGAATCGGGCCGTTAACAGCTACATCGCAGCTTGAGTTTGATTACAGAATTGTGGACTATACTGGATATCCTAGCACGGCAACAATCATCGGGGCTAGTGATATATATAATATACAGGTCTCCACAGATGGAGGTCTGACATTCACTACTGTTTATACTATTAATTCCGCTAATCACGTTGTAACTACAAATTTTGCAAAGGTTATCATTCCGCTCGGTGCCTATGCTGGTAGTAATGCTGTTGTTAAATGGAACCTACAATGGGGTGCTGGCGATTATTATTTTGATATTGATAACGTCTTTCTGCGAGAACCACCTGCAGGTCCACCAGCTCCCGCTGTTTTAGTTTCACCACTTAATGGTGCAACAAATATATTACTTACTGCTACATTAAACTGGGCAAGTGGCGGTGGCACTCCGGAAACTGGTTACTATATTAATTTTGGTACTGATAATCCACCAACTAACATACTAAATAACTATGATAATGGTCTGAATACCTCATATACACCTGGTTCACCGTTAGCATATAACACAACATACTATTGGGAAATAATTCCTTATAATGGTAGTGGCAATGCAACAGGAACAGTTGTCTGGTCATTTACAACATTGGTTGATCCGACAGTATATTCATATCCATTTGTTGAAGGATTTGAAGCAGGAAATACAGATCAGACAGCTATAGTAGGTTGGACGCAGGAGGCCGTTACAGGTACGAGTATCTGGACTGCTAATAGCTCGCTAACAACTTATAATAGAACACCACGTACAGGTACATGGAATGCTTATTTACGCTACGGAAATGAACGCTGGATGTTTAAGCCATTTCAATTAACAGGTGGTACCAGCTACACTTTTGAAATGTATGCTCGACAAGATGGTGCAACATCCACTAATTCAAATATGACAGTAAGTTATGGTGATGCACCTAACGCTGCTGCAATGACTAATCCTATTGTAGCAACGACTGGGATTATTAATGGTGATTATCAAAGATTATTTGGCACATTTACACCAAGTACTACTGGTGTTTATTATATTGGAATCAAGGGATATATGAACTCTACACCGTGGTATATTTCGCTTGATGATATATCTGTGTTTCTGACACCTGCAGTTCCAGTTTTTTCAATTGATCCAACTTCAAAAGCATTTGGCGAAGTTCAAATAAATACATCGTCAGCTAACCAGACATTTACAATTTCTAATACTGGTGTTGGAACATTAACAATTACTGCTGGAAACATTTCGATAGTTGGTACCGATGCAAGCCAATTTGTACTAACAGATGGAAACACCTATCCGATAGAATTAGGTACAGGTGAAACAGCAACAGTAGATGTTAATTTCTCACCTACAACTGTTGGTGCAAAAACAGCAAGCTTACAAATTGTTGACAACACCGCATTGGATGCTACGCATACAGTTCCTCTCACAGGTACAGGTGTTGATGCAACAATAACAACTCTACCATACACCCAGAATTTTGATGGTGTAACTGCACCAGCATTACCGTTAGGTTGGACTGTAGAGAATACTAATGCTGATGCTGTTCTGTGGGTAAATTCTACATCTGCACCACGTTCTACACCCAATAGTATGAGAATATCATACAACGCTTCACTCGCAATGGACGATTGGTTCTTTAGTCCGCCTATCCAACTTACCGGTGGTGTAACTTATAGAGTAAACTTCTGGTATAGAGCAAGCGGATTTACTGAAAGTATGGAAGTGATGTGGGGTAGTGCACCAACTTCTGCAGGGATGACCGAAGGTCCAATTTTTGACAATCCTGCATTTAGCTTTAGTACCTATACTGAAGGTAGTGGAATGTTTACACCAACTACAACAGGAACATATTTCATTGGATGGCATGGTTACAGTGCTGCTGATCAATATTATATCTGTGTAGACGATGTAACGGTTGATGAAGCAACATACGGTAACTTAAATGGATTAGTTACAAATGCATTCACAACAAATCCTCTGGTTGGGGCAACTGTTACTGCTGGTCCTTATAGCACAACTACTAATGCTTCAGGAAATTATGAGTTCTTAAATATATTAACAGGAACGTATAATGTAACTGCAAGTAAATATGGTTATGCAAGCACAACCGTTACAGGCGTTATTGTAACAGATGGTGCTACAACTACACAAAATATTGCACTAGATGAGTTACTCTTCCCAGCAACTAATTTGGAAGCTGCCGTTACAGGTGATGATGTTCAGTTAACCTGGAATGCACCTCCAAATGTTGTGTTACAATGGGATGATGGTGTTAATTACGCCTCAATCGGCGTAAACGGCCCACTCGTATTTGATGTGGCTCATAGATGGCCAGTTGCTGATCTCACTGATTTAGGTGTTGATGGAAAGTATCTTAAGGTAGTTTATTTCTTCCCAGCTCAAGTAGCTGCCACTTATACAATAAAAGTATGGCAAGGAGCAAATGCTGGTTCATTAACTGAAGTATACTCACAGGCGGTTACCTCACCTACAATAAATGCTTGGAATGAAGTAAATCTTACAACACCAGTGGAGATTGATGGTACACAAGAATTGTGGATTGGTTATAATATAAATACAACTACTGGTTATCCAGCAGGCTGCGATGCAACTCTTGAGTATCCTGGTAAAGGAAATATGATATACTCAACAGATTTTGGTGGTGCTTGGGTTGAACTAACAGCTCTGAATCCAGCTTTAACATATGACTGGAATATTGCCGGCTACGTATATAATACCCTCACAGATGGTGAGGAAAGTGTTATAGCATTAGCAAAAAATAGCGAGGAAAAATCTCCTATTGTTAATAAAGAAAAACCAGATTTAAGCAATGGAATATTGTTACAAACTGGAAGCACAAATAACAACCGTTCGGATGTGGAGAGCAAACTCGTACATAATCGCAGTGGAGCAATTGATGCTACACTACTCGGTTATGATGTCTACAAAGATGATATATTAGTTGCAGATAACACGACCAATTTATTCTATAACGATAATAATCTGCCTTTGGGAGTTTACAGCTACGAAGTGGTTGCAGTTTACTCAGAGGGTGAAGCCGCTCCTGCAGGTCCTGTTGTAGTTCAGATTGTACCTACACCAGGTACAATTCCGTTTACTGAGGACTTTGAAGGTAGCTGGCCAGGATTATGGACTGTTGTAAATGGTGCACAGACTAATCAATGGTTTGTAGGAACTGCTGCTCTTCCTTATGCAGGCACCAAATCAGCTTACATCTCTAATGATGGCGGTACGACATACGCTTATACTAACACCGCTTCCAGCGTTGTCCATCTGTACAGAGATATTACATTTTCAGGTGGTTCAGGCGGTTATGAATTAAAATTCTGGTATAAAGGTATTGCAGAACCCGGTTGGGATTTCTTAAAGGTATATGTAGTTGATACTGATGTAATCCCGGTTGAAGCAGTACAATTACCTGCACTTAATCAGGTTGGAACCGAATACAATAATCAACTTGATTATGTTGAAGCAACAATTCTATTACCATCTTCACTAACTGGGTCCACAAAACGATTAGTATTCAGCTGGAGAAATGACGGAGTTGATGGAGAACAGCCACCAATTTCTTTTGATAATATTTCTCTTGTCGGCTTAGCTCTGATTGATGCAGAAGTAACTTCAATTGAACGACCTAACCTTACTGAAAATCTGGATGCAGTATTTAATCCTTCTGTAACTATTACCAATAATAGTGATGCAGCTCAGGATATACCTGTTTATGCAGAAATCTGGACTTCTGAAGGAACGTTTTTCCGAAACACAATTGAAGATCCAAAACCAGTAGCTGAGAATATCAGCAAGGAGACAAAAAGCCTGAACGGTATTGAAATAACAAATCGTTCAAACTATACACCTCCAACTTTGTCACCAGATGCTACTATCTTGAGTGAGGACTTTGAAGGTGGTGTAGTGCCTCCGACTGGTTGGACACTTGAATCACAAAATACATCGTTTACATGGTATATAGATAATGCAAGTTTCCATTCAGGATTATATGGCATGACAGTCGACTATGATCCTGCTCTTGTTCCACAGGATGAGATATTAGTTTCGCCGGTAATTGATTTGAGTAGCTATACCGGCCAAACGATCAAGCTTAGTTTCTGGTGGTTAACCAGTTACTATTGGATGGTAAATCCATATGATAATGGTGATTTTACCGTAGATATCTCAACTGATGGCGGTGCAACTTGGCCAACCAATTTATTTAATGAAGACGCTGTTGGTACTTTTACAAGCTGGGTTTGGTACGATGCAAATCTCGGAACTCATATTGACTTATCTACTTATGCAGGTCAATCAAATGTTAAACTGAGATTCCGATACCTGGCAGTCGATGCTGCTCAATGCAGTGTTGATGACATATTAATTTACACTGAATACACACCTGTACTTGTTTACAGTGACAATGTTACGGTTACAGGTTTAGGAAGTGGTGCTTCACAAGTTGTAAATTTTGATCCGTGGACAGCAACTCCGGAAGGTAATTATACTTTCAAAGCTTACACAGATCTGATTGGTGACTTAGTTCCAGCTAATGACATACTCAACAGAGAGTTTGTTGTTGTTGGCTCAACGACCTTCCAGCTATCAGTAAACTTACTCAACGGCTGGAATATGGTATCGATACCTGGACTACATCCGGTTGATCAGAATGTAGGTACGTGGTGGGCATATAGAGTAGCAGGCTCACAGGTATTCAAGTATCAAGGTGGATATACACAAGTAACAACAGCCACCCCGGGAGAGGGATACTGGATGAAACAAGATGGAGCGAGACTGTATAACACAGGCGACGAATGGCCATCAGGCGGAATACAGATAGTAGCACACGCACCACTAGCAGGAAATTCAGGCTGGAATATGATAGGCGGATATGAGCTAAGTGTAACAGCAGCCAACGTAACCACAGTTCCAGGTGGACTGCAGAGTGGCCCAATCTTCAAGTATTCAGGCGGATACACCGCAGCTACGACAATAGATCCTGGATTTGGCTACTGGATAAAGTTGACAGGCGCGGGACAGATAATCATACCGGAGACTATGGCAAAGGAAAGCAGGCCAGTAGAATACTTTGCTGAGGACTGGGGAAGAATAATACTGACAGATGCAGCAGGAGTAAGCTACACACTGTATGCAGTAAAGGGAGAAGTAGACCTAAGTCAGTATGAACTACCACCAGCACCACCGGCAGGGATGTATGATTTCAGGTTCACGAGTGGAAGGATAGCAGAAGACATCAACAGTGCAGTGCAGACGATAGAGATGAGCGGAGTAGTATATCCATTGACAGTAAAGGTAGAAGGAATGGATATCAGGTTGATGGATGAAAGCGGAAAGATGTTGAACACAAATCTGAAATCAGGTGAAGATGTAGTGATCAGTGATGCAACGATACAGAAGCTGAAGGTAAGCGGAGAGTTGCTGCCGACAGTATATTCATTAGAGCAGAACTATCCGAATCCATTCAACCCAAGCACAGTGATAGAGTTCTCATTGCCGGAAGATGTGGCAAGTGTAAAACTCAGTATCTACAATGCATTGGGAGAAAAGGTAGCAGAGTTGGTTAACACATCACTGCAGGCTGGCAGATATCAATACCAGTGGAATGCAGGAAGTGTCGCAACCGGAATGTATATCTATGAACTGAGAACGGACAAGTTCGTCTCAGTTAAAAAGATGTTACTCTTGAAGTAA
- a CDS encoding choice-of-anchor D domain-containing protein: MRKLFSILSLVLLYVTIAFGQAAIEIPITVEDSNGNTRTLIFGLDPAATGGIDVALGEVEQPPFPPGGAYEARFINFTGQSTLGEGTLKDIRNAPSFPFTGTYSHRVRFQPEDQAAGTITVSWNLPPEIIAGSTITLLGGSPVPFVGTGSLVAPAPVEDNDRVTIVLQYSNIMPVVPMPEFAITPASLNFGPVGVGLTSPPQQVTVSNTGDVDLVIAGITSTNAAFVITPTTATIPPAGNQIFNVTFTPPALGPFTADLQFDHNAINVADPFLFPVQGVGADAGPTFAVTPTSLTFPTLIVGNSQTRILTVPHNGLFNTLEITSASVTDPVNYSITPTTATILPGANQVFTVEFAPTVAGPLLTDVVFATNATPANYTVPVTGAGFIPAALSGLVFEKDTSYVLEAAFYQEKMQLRGTVPGVKIQALQFRLLTNMAIDDETILTFQNIQKGTEVATSDWVLDYNLVRGDITANGASEDTIYVLLYNLQQDNGLPTGVDYLDLLRVNYRVADLPALVDYSKSSPGFTTSEFERANIAPWVPGNELPDPDEFVNVQDLALIQNIILTGFFPNDDPVGPCGYATLPKIEGNADATVNVYITPDGISVYLDSQVGIRGAQMEFGSVVDNVGNLVINTDLGQGYYLQVEDMLRTLMYDRLAQRYIEPGMHFMADMPFTISNYNDITLDRLVLVDINVQRVMNIEVNIIHQAPPLPLDYILFQNYPNPFNPSTSVKFQVPKTSDVTIKIYDMLGQEVRTLFSGEVLRGTYTTEWDGLSNAGVRMSSGTYIYRMTAGEFVQSKKMVYVK; the protein is encoded by the coding sequence ATGCGTAAACTATTTTCAATTCTTTCGCTCGTGCTGCTTTACGTAACAATCGCCTTCGGGCAGGCAGCAATAGAAATTCCGATTACCGTTGAGGACAGCAATGGTAACACACGAACATTAATTTTCGGCCTTGATCCAGCAGCTACTGGTGGTATTGATGTAGCTCTTGGTGAAGTCGAACAACCACCTTTTCCTCCAGGAGGTGCGTATGAAGCCCGTTTTATAAATTTTACGGGTCAATCAACTCTTGGTGAAGGAACCTTAAAGGACATTAGAAATGCACCGTCATTTCCCTTTACAGGAACTTATTCACATAGAGTTAGATTCCAACCTGAAGATCAAGCTGCTGGCACAATCACTGTTAGCTGGAATCTGCCTCCCGAAATTATAGCAGGTAGTACAATAACACTCCTTGGTGGATCACCTGTTCCATTTGTTGGGACTGGTTCACTGGTAGCACCAGCTCCAGTTGAAGACAATGATAGAGTTACTATTGTTCTTCAGTATAGCAATATTATGCCTGTTGTTCCTATGCCAGAATTCGCGATAACACCAGCAAGCTTAAATTTTGGCCCGGTTGGTGTTGGTTTAACAAGTCCACCACAACAGGTAACGGTAAGTAATACAGGAGATGTTGACTTAGTAATAGCAGGTATTACATCAACAAATGCAGCGTTTGTAATTACACCTACTACCGCTACAATACCCCCTGCTGGAAATCAAATATTTAATGTTACATTTACACCTCCGGCATTAGGTCCATTTACTGCAGATTTACAATTTGATCATAATGCAATTAATGTGGCCGATCCGTTCCTCTTTCCGGTACAAGGAGTTGGAGCAGATGCTGGTCCAACGTTTGCAGTTACTCCGACTTCATTGACTTTTCCAACGCTTATTGTAGGGAATAGTCAGACAAGAATATTAACAGTTCCACACAATGGATTGTTTAATACTCTCGAAATAACTTCAGCAAGCGTTACCGATCCAGTAAATTATTCTATCACACCAACTACTGCTACAATATTGCCAGGTGCAAATCAAGTATTTACAGTAGAATTTGCTCCTACAGTAGCTGGTCCACTTCTTACAGATGTTGTATTTGCAACTAACGCAACACCGGCAAACTACACAGTACCTGTAACAGGAGCCGGCTTTATTCCTGCAGCTTTAAGTGGGTTGGTATTTGAGAAAGATACCTCATACGTTCTGGAAGCAGCTTTCTATCAAGAAAAAATGCAATTGCGAGGTACAGTTCCCGGTGTAAAAATTCAAGCTCTGCAATTCAGATTGTTAACAAATATGGCAATTGATGATGAGACCATATTGACATTCCAGAATATTCAAAAGGGTACTGAGGTAGCAACTTCGGATTGGGTATTAGATTATAATTTGGTAAGAGGCGATATTACTGCTAATGGAGCATCAGAAGATACAATTTATGTTCTGCTTTATAATTTACAACAGGATAATGGATTACCTACAGGCGTAGATTACTTAGATCTGCTGAGAGTAAATTATAGAGTTGCTGATTTACCCGCACTGGTAGACTATTCAAAATCATCACCTGGATTTACGACAAGTGAATTCGAGAGAGCAAACATTGCACCTTGGGTTCCCGGAAATGAACTTCCCGATCCGGATGAGTTTGTAAACGTTCAGGATCTTGCATTAATTCAAAACATTATTCTTACCGGCTTCTTCCCGAATGATGATCCTGTTGGTCCTTGCGGCTATGCAACTTTACCTAAGATCGAAGGTAACGCTGATGCTACAGTTAACGTATATATTACTCCGGACGGAATTAGCGTATATCTGGATTCACAGGTAGGAATACGAGGTGCACAGATGGAATTCGGTAGTGTAGTTGACAACGTAGGTAATCTTGTAATTAATACTGATCTTGGTCAGGGATATTACTTGCAGGTTGAAGATATGTTAAGAACTTTGATGTATGATCGCCTTGCACAGAGATACATTGAACCAGGTATGCACTTTATGGCAGATATGCCGTTCACTATATCAAATTATAATGATATTACTCTTGACAGGCTGGTACTTGTAGATATAAACGTTCAGAGAGTAATGAACATCGAGGTCAACATAATTCATCAGGCTCCGCCATTACCGCTGGATTATATCTTATTCCAGAATTATCCTAATCCATTCAACCCAAGCACATCGGTTAAGTTCCAGGTTCCAAAGACCAGCGACGTAACCATTAAGATATATGATATGCTTGGTCAGGAAGTAAGAACATTGTTCTCAGGTGAAGTTCTGAGAGGAACCTATACAACTGAATGGGATGGATTAAGTAACGCAGGTGTACGGATGAGCTCAGGAACATATATTTACAGAATGACTGCAGGTGAATTTGTTCAGTCGAAAAAGATGGTTTATGTAAAGTAA
- a CDS encoding DUF72 domain-containing protein has translation MIRIGTCSWKYDSWKGIVYSENNKKNYLKEYSKKFETVEIDQWFWSLFSPSKVVLPQKKVAEEYSKSVPKDFLFTVKVPNSITLTHFYKESKEDELRANPYFLSIEIFQEFLNSIEPILDQTGCLIFQFEYLNKQKMKSLSDFQLRFSEFRKQIKNSLLPIGIEIRNPNYLNEKYFRFLMEQKIVPVLLEGYYIPPVIETYSKFKEYIREVVVLRLHGPDRQGIEKISNENWNQIYINRDKEINSLVEMIKEMQKDQVDLFVNVNNHFEGSAPLTIKKIKDKLS, from the coding sequence ATGATCCGAATCGGAACTTGTAGCTGGAAATATGATTCCTGGAAAGGAATTGTATATTCAGAAAACAACAAGAAAAATTATCTGAAAGAATATTCAAAGAAATTCGAGACAGTCGAGATTGATCAATGGTTCTGGTCCTTATTCTCCCCGTCAAAAGTAGTCCTGCCTCAAAAGAAAGTTGCTGAAGAATATTCGAAATCTGTTCCGAAGGATTTTCTTTTCACCGTAAAGGTTCCAAACTCAATTACACTTACTCATTTTTATAAAGAGTCGAAGGAAGATGAGTTAAGAGCAAATCCGTATTTTCTTTCCATCGAAATTTTTCAAGAGTTCTTAAATTCTATCGAACCGATACTGGATCAAACGGGCTGCCTGATATTTCAGTTTGAATATTTGAACAAGCAGAAGATGAAATCGTTATCAGATTTTCAATTAAGATTTTCAGAGTTCAGAAAACAAATAAAAAATTCTCTTCTACCAATTGGAATTGAAATAAGAAATCCAAATTATCTCAATGAAAAATATTTTCGGTTTTTGATGGAACAAAAAATAGTCCCTGTTTTGCTTGAAGGATACTATATACCTCCTGTAATCGAGACATATTCAAAATTTAAAGAATATATCAGAGAGGTTGTTGTGCTCAGACTGCACGGACCCGACAGACAAGGAATCGAAAAAATATCTAATGAAAACTGGAACCAGATTTACATAAACCGCGATAAAGAAATTAATTCTTTAGTTGAGATGATAAAGGAAATGCAAAAGGATCAAGTTGATCTTTTTGTAAATGTAAATAATCATTTTGAAGGCTCGGCGCCACTTACGATTAAAAAGATCAAGGATAAACTGAGTTAA